The uncultured Sphaerochaeta sp. genome includes the window TGGGAACTGTTGGACCAAGCTGCTGTATAAGGCTGATGATGATCCCCGCTTCTTGGCAGGTTCCGGGGCCTGGGGAGATGATGATGGCCTGCATACCAAGTGATGCAATCTCCTCTACGGTCATGACATCATTACGGACTACCTGGATATCCGGTTCCAATGCCCCTATCATCTGGTAGAGGTTGTAGGAAAAACTGTCGTAGTTATCAATCAATAGGATCATAGGATGCCTCCTGAGGCTCTTTGCAACGCTTCCTCTACCGCCTTTGCTTTCCGTTCACACTCTGCATACTCACTCTCTGCTACGCTGTCGGCTACAATACCCGCACCGCTACGTACATACACTCTATTCCCTTTCCGGTAGGCCAAGCGAATGGCAATACAGGTGTCCATGTTCTGGTTGCTGCCGATGTAACCGACAGCACCGCCATAGATACCTCGCTGGGTATGCTCCAGTTCTTCGATGATCTGACAGGCGCGTAGCTTGGGAGCCCCACTCAGTGTCCCTGCAGGGAGAACAGAGGCAATGGCGGAGAGCGCGTCCTGGTCCTCCCGTATGGATCCCTTTACCGTTGAGCCGATATGCATTACATGGCTGTAACGCTGGATTTGGAGATAGGATTCAACTTCAACACTGCCGAACTTGCTTATCTTTCCAAGGTCATTGCGACCAAGGTCAACCAGCATATTATGCTCTGCAAGCTCCTTCTCATCGCTAAGAAGGTCTTTTTCATTTGCTAAGTCTTCTTCCTCTGTTTCTCCCCGTCTTCGGGTGCCCGCCAAAGGAAAGGTATGCAGTATGCCATCCTTGAGATTGACCAAGGTCTCTGGTGATGCCCCGGCAATCTCAATCTCGCTGCCGGAAAAGTAGAACATATACGGGGAAGGGTTGATGGTTCTCAAGACTCGGTAGGTATCCATCAGACTCCCCTCGAATGCAGCTTCCCAACGATTGGAAAGTACCACCTGGAAGATGTCTCCTTCCTTGATATAGCCTTTAGCCTTCTCTACCATGGAGCAGTAGGACTCCTTGTTGAAGAGTGGTTTTAGTGGATCTTTCATGACACCGGGAAATCGCTTAAGAGGATGCTCATTCTGCAGGATCCTGTGCATTGCAAGCAAATGCTGCTGTGCTTTCTCATATCCTCTCGCACCATCCTTAGCCTGATAGGTAACAATAAGGGTCAACACCTGGCGATAGTGATCGAAACAGATCACCTGGTCAAAGAACATAAGGTCTAGGTCCTTGAAAGCCTCATCCTTTCTGTAGTCGATGAGTAGATGGGGCTCCTGGTATTTGATGTAGTCATAGCTGAAGTATCCTACAAGGCCTCCCGTGAATGGGGGAAGCTTTTCAATGGGAATGCTTTTGTATGCTTTCAGGATGCTTCTGATTACATTCTCAGGGTGTCCCTGTGATGTTTCTTTGCTCCCATCCCGGTGTTGAACAGTGGTTGTGTGGTCTTGGGTCGAAAGGGCCAGCAAGGGGTCATATCCGAGAAAGGAGTATCGTCCCCATCTCTGTCTGTCATCGACGCTCTCAAGTAAAAAACAGTGGGAACTCTCTGCCTTTAATCGGGATAGCACGGTGATGGGGGTGTGTTGGTCACAAAGCATTTCGAGGGTGAGAGGGAGATAACCCCCATCATCCTGGTAGGCCAACGCCGCTTCTTTTGTTGGATAGTACTGCATGTATGCTCCTTATGTTTCTGTAAGAAGAAACTATCTGGGTAAAAAAAGATATCACACCGTGATGGCCCTCTTCATCTCCCTCACGTATCCTGATACCGCTTCTACACTGCCTCTTCCTTTTTCAGCAATGATATTCATAATCGCAGAACCTACGATGATACCGTCCGCGAAGGTAGCGATGTGACGAGCTTGCTTCGGTGTATGGATGCCAAATCCAACGGCACAGGGAGTGTCGCTGTTCGCTTTTGCAAGTTCCACCATCTCCCTGGCACTGTCATTCAGATTGCTTCTCATGCCGGTAACACCCAATGAGCTTACACAGTAGAGAAATCCCTCACTATGCTTGGAGACCGTGATGACCCGTTGCCTGCTGGTTGGGGCGATCATGCTGATCAACTTGATACCCTCCTTTTTACAGGAGCCTTTAATTTCACCCTGTTCCTCATAGGGAAGGTCTGGAATAATCAGACCGTCGAGGCCTGCCTGCTTTGCGCTGGAAAGGAACCGGTCCTTCTGATACTTGTACACCGGATTGAAATAGGTCATACAGACCAAGGGAATCTGGGTGTGTTTTCTCAGTCGTTCAATCAGGGTGAATAGATCGTGGATCTTGAATCCTGATGCAAGGGCTCGTTCATCAGCCTTTTGTATTACAGGTCCTTCCGCAATGGGGTCAGAGAAGGGAAGGCCCAGTTCAACGAGGTCAGCTCCTGCATCTGCCATAGCGAGTACCAACTCTTCAGTCATCGATATGTCTGGATCAGCGCAGGTTACGAAGGGGATGAATGCGGTGCCTCCTGAGAATGCATGCTGGATTCGGTCATTCATAGAGTGTTTCTCCTTGGTAGCGGGCAATTGCTGCCACATCCTTGTCTCCCCGTCCGGAGAGATTGACCACGATGATTGCATCCTTCTCCAAAGTAGGAGCGAGCTTCATGGCGTAGGCGAGTGCATGGGCACTTTCAATGGCGCAGATAATTCCCTCTTTTCGACTGAGGTATGTGAATGCATCAACTGCCTCAGCATCGGTGATTGGCACGTATGTTGCTCGTTTGGTTGCAAACAGCTGAGCATGCTCTGGGCCGATACCAGGATAGTCGAGTCCTGCACTGATGGAGTAAACTTCATCTATTTGTCCATCCTCATTCTGGCAGAAGATACTCTTCATTCCATGAAACACTCCCTCGCTGCCCATGCTTAGCGTTGCTGCATGTTCGTTGGTATCGATGCCCTTTCCTGCTGCTTCACAACCGATTAAATGCACTGAAGGTTCTCCTATGAATTCATGGAAGATACCGATTGCATTCGATCCTCCTCCTACACAGGCAATGATGTAGTCCGGCAATTTGCCTTCAGCTGCAAGTATCTGGGTCCTCACTTCCTGTCCGATAATTTTCTGGAAGTCCCTCACCATGGTGGGGAAGGGGTGTGGTCCCATAACAGAGCCCAGGACATAGTGAGTATCATCTATTCTCTTGGTCCATTCCCTCATGGTCTCATTCACTGCGTCCTTGAGTGTTTTTGTACCGCTTTGTACGGGGTGAACCGTGGCACCGAGCAGGCGCATACGGTAGACGTTGAGTGCTTGCCTCTGGCAATCTACCTCTCCCATGAAAATCTCACACTCAAGTCCCATCAGTGCAGCTACTGTGGCCGTGGCAACACCATGTTGGCCAGCTCCGGTCTCTGCGATCACCCGTGTTTTTCCCATATGCTTGGCGAGCAAGCACTGACCAAGAACATTATTGATCTTATGGGAGCCTGTATGGTTGAGGTCTTCCCGCTTGAGATAGACCTTGGCCCCGGCTAGGTCCTTTGTCATATTCTCGGCATAGGTCAAGAGGCTTGGCCTGGAAGCATAGTTCTGGTAGAGGGCCTTAAGTTCACCCTGGAAGGTTGCATCATCCTTGAGTGAGGTATATGCAACTTCAAGTTCCTGGATGGCACTCATCAGGGTCTCTGGTATGTACTTGCCTCCATAGGGGCCGAATCGTCCTGGTTCCATAGGTGACTCCTTGGAATAGGAGCATATATGTTTCTATTGATAGAATCAAGGTTTTTAAGCAAGAATTTTGAATTTTTGAAGAAATATTTTGTAATTACTTACATGAAAACAAAAAAAAGGAACCCCGAAGGGTTCCTGATTATTACAAAGCAATAGCTTAGTAACGGTTGTAGCTCGGGCGTGGCTTTGCAATAGCCTCGTTTACACGAAGGTTGCGGCCGCCGAAATCCTGACCGTCAAGCTGGCTGATAGCAGCAACTGCAGCAGAATCGTCTTCCATCTCTACGAAACCAAAGCCCTTGGGGCGACGGGTTTCACGGTCAATGATGATGTTTGCACTCAATACAGTGCCGTACTGTGCGAACAGGTCACGAAGTTCCTCTTCGCTGGTGTTGTAACTCATGTTACCAACATAAATTTTCTTTGCCATTCAAAGCATCCTTTACAGGCCTTTAGCCTGTCTCAAAAAAGTATTTGCTCATTTTGGCGCAGTTTCGAACGTTTAACCTGTCTGCTGATGGAATTCAAATGAAGAACACGAACATAGAGAGGGTAAGGGACTAGCTGCAACGCAAAAAATCAAAGCAACTGCAGGCTAGCATGGCCAAGGCCGAATGTCAATCGAGGAGTCACTGCAATTGAACATTTTTTGCAAATTTGTAAGAGAAAATTCGCACAATGGGTGAACAGCCTCTACTGAAAGTACATTTTCCCCTGGTCAAGAACCCACTCTGCTGCTAGGATGATCTCATGAAACAGATTGAAGTAGCCGCACTCGTGTTGATCAATAATAACCGGGTATTCGCTGCCCAAAGGAAAGACAAAGGCTCTCTTGGGGGCATGTGGGAGTTTCCTGGAGGGAAGTTGGAAATCGGTGAGACTGGGCGGGAAGCGCTCGTGAGAGAGATTCAGGAAGAGCTTGGGGTCACTATAGAAATACAACGCTACCTTATGAGAGTAGAACACCAATACCCAGGCTTTTTTGTCATCATGCACGCCTATTTAGGGATTATACAGGAAGGTTCCATCCAGTTGCATGAGCATCAGGCAAGTCGCTGGTTGAAGAAACATGAGTTATGGCAGATTGATTGGGCTGAGGCAGATATCCCCATCGTACAGAACGTAGAGCACTTATTGTCATGAGAGGGATGCAAGATGAGCGGCTGCTGGCAAGCCTTGAGACAAGTTTTTTTGATGCACGCATTCCCTCTGCAATGAGTCTGCGTCCTCATTTGGTGCTCAATGATCCACCAAGGACAAAAGTGATGGAGACACTCGTTCGTGAGCTTGCCTCTTGTACTTCATTCTCGTTCAGCGTTGCATTCATTACCAAAGGTGGGTTGGCAATGCTTTTGCAGCCACTTTACGAGGCACAGAGGAGGGGAGTGAAAGGGAAAATTCTCACCTCTGACTACCTTACCTTCACCGATCCCGATGCGCTTGCTTTCTTGCTTGAATACTTTCCATCGATAGAGCTCAGGGTGTATACGGAAAAAGCATTTCATACCAAGGGCTATCTCTTCACTCGCGAGGAAGATTATGCCACCTTGGTGGTAGGAAGCTCAAACTTGACCCATGAGGCTCTTGCCACCAATCAGGAGTGGAACTTGTTTTTGGTTAGCTCGTGTTCCGGCAGTCTCGTCCAAGAGACCCAGGAAACGTTTCAAGAGGCTTGGGACAAAGCTGTAGAGGTCAGCCCTGCGTGGATTGCTCACTATCGTGAAGTGTATGCTGCTCTCCATACCCATAAGCGATTTGAGCCGCTGCCGCTTCCCTCCCTTCCAATAGCCCAGAGGCAAGAAAAGAGAGAACAGCTGGTGCTTAATGCCATGCAGGTCCAGGCATTGGATGGTCTTGAACGGCTCAGGGAACAAGGCAAGGACAAGGCGCTGTTGATATCCGCGACCGGTACAGGAAAGACCATACTCCTGATCAAGGATGTGGAACGCCAGCGCCCTAAACGGTTCCTTTTCGTCGTACATCGTCAGCAAATTGCAGAAGAAGCCCTTGCACGGTTCAAGGAACACCTCGGTGATGACTTGGAGTGTGGTCTTCTCTGCGGGGAAACCAAGGAAGCAGACGCTCCCTACCTTTTTGCAACTGTTCAGACGCTGTCAAAGGATGAAGTGCTGCATACGTTTCCAAAAACCTGGTTTGATTATCTGGTTATTGATGAAGTGCATCATGCGGGAGCTGCATCATACCAGAAAATCTTGAACCATTTTCAACCGGCCTTTCTGATGGGGATGACGGCAACGCCATACCGAAATGATGACAAAGACATCTTCCAGCGATTTGATTATGCTGTTGCCTGTGAAATCCAACTCAACCAAGCGCTGGATGCTGGAATGCTTTGTCCTTTTCACTACTACGGGGTAACTGAATTCTCCATCCAAGGTCATGAACAGGTTCAGTACAAGGATTTTGCCCGTCTGGAGAAAGTTGAACAGGTGAAGCATATCAACCAGATGCTCAAACGATACAGTATTGGCAATAGGCGGGTACGTGGTCTGATTTTCTTCAGCCGAAACAAGGATGCCGCTTTTCTTGCACAGGCTTTGTCTGATTTGGGAAGAAGGGCGATGGCCCTCTCGGGTGCGGATTCGCAGGAGGCGAGGGAAGCGGCCTTTCTCCGATTGGAGAAGGAGAGTGGTAAGGATGCACTGGAGTATCTGGTGACGGTGGATATTTTCAATGAAGGAGTTGATATTCCTTCCTTGAATCAGGTGGTGATGCTCCGACCGACGGAGTCGGCAATCATTTTTGTCCAGCAACTTGGCAGAGGACTCAGAAAGTACCCAGGAAAAGAGTTCCTTACAGTAATAGATTTTATTGGAAACCATGCCAACAATTACATGATACCCATTGCTCTCTTTGGCGATAGGACCTATCGCAAGGATACGCTTAGAAAACTATTAAGTGAAGGTTCTACCGCCCTAAGTGGTCCATCGACCATACAGTTTGATGCAGTGGCCAGGGGGAAGATCTTTGAAGCAATCAATCGTGTTTCCTTCAAGAACAAAACCTTGCTTGGACAGGAGTATGCAAGCCTCAAGCAGAGGCTGGGCAGAACACCCAACCTTATTGATTTCATCACGATGGGCTCTCTCTCACCTGTTGTCATCCTGGAGTATGCTAGGACGTATATTCAGTTCAAGGAAAGAGTTGAGAAGCACTTTGTACACACACTTACCGACTTGCATCTGAAGAGCTTGTACTATCTTGGGAAGATACTGGCAAGAGGAGTACGGATTCAGGAGACTTGCATGATCAGATCCCTTTTGGAAAATGATGGAGAGATTGAATACGCATCTATTCCCAAGCTTATACAGGAATCCTATGGATATATCCCTACAGACCAGTCGATCGAATCGGCGCTTAGGATCCTATCCAACCAATTTTTCCAGGAAAAACACAAGAATTCTTTTGGCTCACTCTCCTATGTGACCTTGACAAAGACA containing:
- a CDS encoding anthranilate synthase component I family protein, coding for MQYYPTKEAALAYQDDGGYLPLTLEMLCDQHTPITVLSRLKAESSHCFLLESVDDRQRWGRYSFLGYDPLLALSTQDHTTTVQHRDGSKETSQGHPENVIRSILKAYKSIPIEKLPPFTGGLVGYFSYDYIKYQEPHLLIDYRKDEAFKDLDLMFFDQVICFDHYRQVLTLIVTYQAKDGARGYEKAQQHLLAMHRILQNEHPLKRFPGVMKDPLKPLFNKESYCSMVEKAKGYIKEGDIFQVVLSNRWEAAFEGSLMDTYRVLRTINPSPYMFYFSGSEIEIAGASPETLVNLKDGILHTFPLAGTRRRGETEEEDLANEKDLLSDEKELAEHNMLVDLGRNDLGKISKFGSVEVESYLQIQRYSHVMHIGSTVKGSIREDQDALSAIASVLPAGTLSGAPKLRACQIIEELEHTQRGIYGGAVGYIGSNQNMDTCIAIRLAYRKGNRVYVRSGAGIVADSVAESEYAECERKAKAVEEALQRASGGIL
- the trpA gene encoding tryptophan synthase subunit alpha, whose translation is MNDRIQHAFSGGTAFIPFVTCADPDISMTEELVLAMADAGADLVELGLPFSDPIAEGPVIQKADERALASGFKIHDLFTLIERLRKHTQIPLVCMTYFNPVYKYQKDRFLSSAKQAGLDGLIIPDLPYEEQGEIKGSCKKEGIKLISMIAPTSRQRVITVSKHSEGFLYCVSSLGVTGMRSNLNDSAREMVELAKANSDTPCAVGFGIHTPKQARHIATFADGIIVGSAIMNIIAEKGRGSVEAVSGYVREMKRAITV
- the trpB gene encoding tryptophan synthase subunit beta, with translation MEPGRFGPYGGKYIPETLMSAIQELEVAYTSLKDDATFQGELKALYQNYASRPSLLTYAENMTKDLAGAKVYLKREDLNHTGSHKINNVLGQCLLAKHMGKTRVIAETGAGQHGVATATVAALMGLECEIFMGEVDCQRQALNVYRMRLLGATVHPVQSGTKTLKDAVNETMREWTKRIDDTHYVLGSVMGPHPFPTMVRDFQKIIGQEVRTQILAAEGKLPDYIIACVGGGSNAIGIFHEFIGEPSVHLIGCEAAGKGIDTNEHAATLSMGSEGVFHGMKSIFCQNEDGQIDEVYSISAGLDYPGIGPEHAQLFATKRATYVPITDAEAVDAFTYLSRKEGIICAIESAHALAYAMKLAPTLEKDAIIVVNLSGRGDKDVAAIARYQGETLYE
- a CDS encoding RNA-binding protein, whose protein sequence is MAKKIYVGNMSYNTSEEELRDLFAQYGTVLSANIIIDRETRRPKGFGFVEMEDDSAAVAAISQLDGQDFGGRNLRVNEAIAKPRPSYNRY
- a CDS encoding (deoxy)nucleoside triphosphate pyrophosphohydrolase, which translates into the protein MKQIEVAALVLINNNRVFAAQRKDKGSLGGMWEFPGGKLEIGETGREALVREIQEELGVTIEIQRYLMRVEHQYPGFFVIMHAYLGIIQEGSIQLHEHQASRWLKKHELWQIDWAEADIPIVQNVEHLLS
- a CDS encoding DEAD/DEAH box helicase, with product MQDERLLASLETSFFDARIPSAMSLRPHLVLNDPPRTKVMETLVRELASCTSFSFSVAFITKGGLAMLLQPLYEAQRRGVKGKILTSDYLTFTDPDALAFLLEYFPSIELRVYTEKAFHTKGYLFTREEDYATLVVGSSNLTHEALATNQEWNLFLVSSCSGSLVQETQETFQEAWDKAVEVSPAWIAHYREVYAALHTHKRFEPLPLPSLPIAQRQEKREQLVLNAMQVQALDGLERLREQGKDKALLISATGTGKTILLIKDVERQRPKRFLFVVHRQQIAEEALARFKEHLGDDLECGLLCGETKEADAPYLFATVQTLSKDEVLHTFPKTWFDYLVIDEVHHAGAASYQKILNHFQPAFLMGMTATPYRNDDKDIFQRFDYAVACEIQLNQALDAGMLCPFHYYGVTEFSIQGHEQVQYKDFARLEKVEQVKHINQMLKRYSIGNRRVRGLIFFSRNKDAAFLAQALSDLGRRAMALSGADSQEAREAAFLRLEKESGKDALEYLVTVDIFNEGVDIPSLNQVVMLRPTESAIIFVQQLGRGLRKYPGKEFLTVIDFIGNHANNYMIPIALFGDRTYRKDTLRKLLSEGSTALSGPSTIQFDAVARGKIFEAINRVSFKNKTLLGQEYASLKQRLGRTPNLIDFITMGSLSPVVILEYARTYIQFKERVEKHFVHTLTDLHLKSLYYLGKILARGVRIQETCMIRSLLENDGEIEYASIPKLIQESYGYIPTDQSIESALRILSNQFFQEKHKNSFGSLSYVTLTKTGIRKSPSFSTLLENEEYRIELDDLLEVSKYSYLNDFAERRGSYDLVLYQKYTRQEVCRLLGWEHDEANTIYGYKVDYEHHQCPIFVTYHKDSQTIDPGIDYRDKFLSPEQFVWETRTNVRLESKEARAIRGEMGPMEVLLFVQKSNDEGRSFYYLGPLSFLRNAPSSKINGKGKHLPVVMMRFMLYHPVPQSLYNYILELVDNSSQTTA